From a region of the Anoplopoma fimbria isolate UVic2021 breed Golden Eagle Sablefish chromosome 16, Afim_UVic_2022, whole genome shotgun sequence genome:
- the LOC129104801 gene encoding muscleblind-like protein 2a isoform X3, producing the protein MAMNISSVRDTKWLTLEVCRQFQRGNCSRSDEECKFAHPPKSCLVDNGRVVACFDSLKGRCSRENCKYLHPPSHLKTQLEINGRNNLIQQKTAAAVLAQQMQLMMPGPSLQPMGLGTNTGLGYGSYMTPLGHGMSLISTDNLSSTPVLVSGNPSVTVQSSSSSSSSSSSSSPSQKLQRTDKLEVCREFQRGNCARGETDCRFAHPSDSPMIDTTDNTVTVCMDYIKSRCSREKCKYFHPPAHLQAKIKSSQQQGNHTVVAAQAAAAAMTQSTAKAMKRSLEATVDLAYPYSLPLPKRPAYEKSSWANSLLSPSFLHYQQALANTQLQHPHAAFYPTGSVFCMTPGNGIDHPQVTIRNRSLCRVAAVKDAKQLLCKYSVNTTHNLQQAAC; encoded by the exons ATGGCGATGAACATTTCCTCagtaagagacacaaaatggctTACCCTGGAAGTCTGTCGACAGTTTCAGCGAGGAAACTGTTCACGCAGTGATGAGGAATGCAAATTTGCTCATCCACCGAAGAGCTGCCTAGTTGACAATGGGAGAGTTGTTGCCTGCTTTGACTCACTGAAG GGCCGATGCTCAAGAGAAAACTGCAAGTATCTTCATCCACCTTCACACTTAAAAACCCAGTTAGAGATAAACGGGCGCAACAACCTCATCCAGCAGAAGACAGCAGCAGCCGTGCTTGCCCAACAGATGCAGCTTATGATGCCGGGACCCAGCCTGCAGCCTATG GGACTGGGTACAAATACTGGTCTTGGTTATGGTTCATACATGACACCTTTAGGCCACGGAATGAGCCTCATCTCAACAGACAACCTCTCCAGCACCCCGGTCCTTGTTTCTGGGAACCCTTCTGTTACAGTccagagctcctcctcctcctcctcttcgtcttcttcttcttctccctcacaGAAGCTGCAGCGTACAGACAAACTAGAG GTGTGCCGCGAGTTTCAGAGGGGAAACTGTGCAAGAGGGGAGACAGATTGCCGCTTTGCTCACCCCAGTGACAGCCCAATGATTGACACCACAGATAACACTGTCACTGTTTGCATGGACTACATCAAGAGCCGCTGCTCCAGGGAGAAGTGCAAGTATTTTCACCCGCCTGCACACTTGCAGGCCAAAATCAAATCCAGTCAACAGCAAGGCAATCACACAGTCGTGGCCGCCCAGGCCGCAGCTGCAGCCATG ACTCAGTCGACTGCCAAAGCAATGAAGCGATCCCTCGAGGCAACTGTAGACCTG GCCTACCCTTACAGTCTACCCCTACCAAAGAGACCAGCTTATGAGAAGAGCAGCTGGGCCAACTCTCTCCTTAGCCCCAGTTTTTTGCACTACCAACAGGCTCTGGCcaacacacagctgcagcatCCCCATGCTGCATTTTACCCCACAG GTTCCGTCTTCTGCATGACTCCCGGTAACGGCATTG ATCATCCTCAAGTAACCATCAGAAACAGAAGTCTGTGCCgtgttgctgctgttaaagACGCCAAACAACTGCTCTGTAAATATTCTGTTAACACCACACACAACCTACAACAAGCTGCATGCTGA
- the LOC129104801 gene encoding muscleblind-like protein 2a isoform X2, with product MAMNISSVRDTKWLTLEVCRQFQRGNCSRSDEECKFAHPPKSCLVDNGRVVACFDSLKGRCSRENCKYLHPPSHLKTQLEINGRNNLIQQKTAAAVLAQQMQLMMPGPSLQPMPTFHVTQGLGTNTGLGYGSYMTPLGHGMSLISTDNLSSTPVLVSGNPSVTVQSSSSSSSSSSSSSPSQKLQRTDKLEVCREFQRGNCARGETDCRFAHPSDSPMIDTTDNTVTVCMDYIKSRCSREKCKYFHPPAHLQAKIKSSQQQGNHTVVAAQAAAAAMTQSTAKAMKRSLEATVDLAYPYSLPLPKRPAYEKSSWANSLLSPSFLHYQQALANTQLQHPHAAFYPTGSVFCMTPGNGIVPMMYSATPATVSAATAPATSVPYAATAPAPANQIILK from the exons ATGGCGATGAACATTTCCTCagtaagagacacaaaatggctTACCCTGGAAGTCTGTCGACAGTTTCAGCGAGGAAACTGTTCACGCAGTGATGAGGAATGCAAATTTGCTCATCCACCGAAGAGCTGCCTAGTTGACAATGGGAGAGTTGTTGCCTGCTTTGACTCACTGAAG GGCCGATGCTCAAGAGAAAACTGCAAGTATCTTCATCCACCTTCACACTTAAAAACCCAGTTAGAGATAAACGGGCGCAACAACCTCATCCAGCAGAAGACAGCAGCAGCCGTGCTTGCCCAACAGATGCAGCTTATGATGCCGGGACCCAGCCTGCAGCCTATG CCGACATTTCATGTTACACAGGGACTGGGTACAAATACTGGTCTTGGTTATGGTTCATACATGACACCTTTAGGCCACGGAATGAGCCTCATCTCAACAGACAACCTCTCCAGCACCCCGGTCCTTGTTTCTGGGAACCCTTCTGTTACAGTccagagctcctcctcctcctcctcttcgtcttcttcttcttctccctcacaGAAGCTGCAGCGTACAGACAAACTAGAG GTGTGCCGCGAGTTTCAGAGGGGAAACTGTGCAAGAGGGGAGACAGATTGCCGCTTTGCTCACCCCAGTGACAGCCCAATGATTGACACCACAGATAACACTGTCACTGTTTGCATGGACTACATCAAGAGCCGCTGCTCCAGGGAGAAGTGCAAGTATTTTCACCCGCCTGCACACTTGCAGGCCAAAATCAAATCCAGTCAACAGCAAGGCAATCACACAGTCGTGGCCGCCCAGGCCGCAGCTGCAGCCATG ACTCAGTCGACTGCCAAAGCAATGAAGCGATCCCTCGAGGCAACTGTAGACCTG GCCTACCCTTACAGTCTACCCCTACCAAAGAGACCAGCTTATGAGAAGAGCAGCTGGGCCAACTCTCTCCTTAGCCCCAGTTTTTTGCACTACCAACAGGCTCTGGCcaacacacagctgcagcatCCCCATGCTGCATTTTACCCCACAG GTTCCGTCTTCTGCATGACTCCCGGTAACGGCATTG TCCCCATGATGTACAGTGCTACGCCTGCTACTGTCTCTGCAGCAACTGCTCCCGCCACAAGTGTCCCCTACGCAGCAACAGCGCCAGCACCAGCCAATCAG ATCATCCTCAAGTAA
- the LOC129104801 gene encoding muscleblind-like protein 2a isoform X1, whose product MAMNISSVRDTKWLTLEVCRQFQRGNCSRSDEECKFAHPPKSCLVDNGRVVACFDSLKGRCSRENCKYLHPPSHLKTQLEINGRNNLIQQKTAAAVLAQQMQLMMPGPSLQPMPTFHVTQGLGTNTGLGYGSYMTPLGHGMSLISTDNLSSTPVLVSGNPSVTVQSSSSSSSSSSSSSPSQKLQRTDKLEVCREFQRGNCARGETDCRFAHPSDSPMIDTTDNTVTVCMDYIKSRCSREKCKYFHPPAHLQAKIKSSQQQGNHTVVAAQAAAAAMTQSTAKAMKRSLEATVDLAYPYSLPLPKRPAYEKSSWANSLLSPSFLHYQQALANTQLQHPHAAFYPTGSVFCMTPGNGIDHPQVTIRNRSLCRVAAVKDAKQLLCKYSVNTTHNLQQAAC is encoded by the exons ATGGCGATGAACATTTCCTCagtaagagacacaaaatggctTACCCTGGAAGTCTGTCGACAGTTTCAGCGAGGAAACTGTTCACGCAGTGATGAGGAATGCAAATTTGCTCATCCACCGAAGAGCTGCCTAGTTGACAATGGGAGAGTTGTTGCCTGCTTTGACTCACTGAAG GGCCGATGCTCAAGAGAAAACTGCAAGTATCTTCATCCACCTTCACACTTAAAAACCCAGTTAGAGATAAACGGGCGCAACAACCTCATCCAGCAGAAGACAGCAGCAGCCGTGCTTGCCCAACAGATGCAGCTTATGATGCCGGGACCCAGCCTGCAGCCTATG CCGACATTTCATGTTACACAGGGACTGGGTACAAATACTGGTCTTGGTTATGGTTCATACATGACACCTTTAGGCCACGGAATGAGCCTCATCTCAACAGACAACCTCTCCAGCACCCCGGTCCTTGTTTCTGGGAACCCTTCTGTTACAGTccagagctcctcctcctcctcctcttcgtcttcttcttcttctccctcacaGAAGCTGCAGCGTACAGACAAACTAGAG GTGTGCCGCGAGTTTCAGAGGGGAAACTGTGCAAGAGGGGAGACAGATTGCCGCTTTGCTCACCCCAGTGACAGCCCAATGATTGACACCACAGATAACACTGTCACTGTTTGCATGGACTACATCAAGAGCCGCTGCTCCAGGGAGAAGTGCAAGTATTTTCACCCGCCTGCACACTTGCAGGCCAAAATCAAATCCAGTCAACAGCAAGGCAATCACACAGTCGTGGCCGCCCAGGCCGCAGCTGCAGCCATG ACTCAGTCGACTGCCAAAGCAATGAAGCGATCCCTCGAGGCAACTGTAGACCTG GCCTACCCTTACAGTCTACCCCTACCAAAGAGACCAGCTTATGAGAAGAGCAGCTGGGCCAACTCTCTCCTTAGCCCCAGTTTTTTGCACTACCAACAGGCTCTGGCcaacacacagctgcagcatCCCCATGCTGCATTTTACCCCACAG GTTCCGTCTTCTGCATGACTCCCGGTAACGGCATTG ATCATCCTCAAGTAACCATCAGAAACAGAAGTCTGTGCCgtgttgctgctgttaaagACGCCAAACAACTGCTCTGTAAATATTCTGTTAACACCACACACAACCTACAACAAGCTGCATGCTGA
- the LOC129104802 gene encoding ras-related protein Rap-2a — translation MREYKVVVLGSGGVGKSALTVQFVTGTFIEKYDPTIEDFYRKEIEVDSSPSVLEILDTAGTEQFASMRDLYIKNGQGFILVYSLVNQQSFQDIKPMRDQIIRVKRYEKVPVILVGNKVDLESEREVSSSEGQALAEEWGCPFMETSAKSKTMVDELFAEIVRQMDYAAQPDKDDPCCSSCNIQ, via the exons ATGCGCGAGTATAAAGTGGTGGTCCTGGGCAGCGGTGGGGTCGGGAAATCCGCCCTCACTGTGCAGTTTGTAACCGGGACTTTCATTGAGAAGTACGACCCCACCATAGAGGATTTCTACCGCAAGGAGATCGAGGTGGACTCCTCGCCCTCCGTGCTGGAGATCCTTGACACCGCTGGTACCGAGCAGTTCGCCTCCATGCGGGACCTTTACATCAAAAACGGCCAAGGATTCATTCTGGTCTACAGCCTTGTCAACCAGCAGAGCTTCCAGGACATAAAGCCGATGAGGGATCAGATCATAAGAGTGAAAAG GTACGAGAAGGTCCCTGTGATCCTGGTGGGGAACAAGGTGGACTTGGAAAGCGAGAGGGAGGTATCGTCCAGCGAAGGTCAGGCCCTGGCCGAGGAGTGGGGCTGCCCGTTCATGGAGACCTCGGCCAAGAGCAAAACCATGGTAGACGAACTGTTCGCTGAGATCGTTCGGCAGATGGACTACGCCGCCCAGCCAGACAAGGACGacccctgctgctcctcttgcAATATACAATAA